A region of Drosophila mauritiana strain mau12 chromosome 3L, ASM438214v1, whole genome shotgun sequence DNA encodes the following proteins:
- the LOC117141901 gene encoding pre-rRNA-processing protein TSR1 homolog produces the protein MADHAFHRPGPLKQTNKAHKTGRHRSKGAIDNAQKGKIGLRPISHKHKQQQRKEQRRNQMNQLRKNKREEVLEQKRKLGGQNTAPFLVCVLPMHEQIDPMSALEILQSCDSELVVEKSPSGIVYINLPRFKQRFAFVTPPVGRGNELIALDYLKVCDTTLLLTSAAFGDDEIFDRWGQRIFNMMSAQGIPTPVVALMDLESINPKRRPATKQAAQKIISKLLPEEKIMQLDTASEGLNVMRRIGGQKKRILHNVANRPHLFGDVVEFKPGSDPSDDLGTLEVTGFLRGQSLNVNGLVHIPGLGDFQLSQVVAPPDPYKLDKSRDGENSEVRLLDRSDPSKRTSLQSENIPDPMDAEQTWPTEEEIAASQAETKKMKLVKRVPKGYSEYQAAWIPDVEEVEDPEGKDDDDMSEDVDDDEEDDDEDFMSCDNKSFEDEYEKRDSDTEEFQDSVSVASEAAINDEKYDQQMDFQEERETLKKLQQARTDQLWPDEIDTPLDVPARERFQKYRGLESFRTSPWDAKENLPADYARIYQFQNFDRTKRRILNEAKEFEGVLPGFYVTLYVINVPESRWNAFKSAQLNDNIIVYGMLPHEHQMCVMNVVLQRIPDSEVPLKSKEQLIIQCGYRRFVVNPIYSQHTNGDKHKFERYFRPYETVCATFFAPIQFPPAPVLAFKVNPDSTLALVARGRLLSCNPDRIVLKRVVLSGHPMRINRKSASIRYMFFYKEDVEYFKPVKLRTKCGRLGHIKESLGTHGHMKCYFDGQLRSYDTAFMYLYKRVFPKWTYEDCLVRTAEHERQHASANRRSSQQVAMEE, from the exons ATGGCGGATCATGCATTTCATCGGCCCGGGCCGCTGAAACAAACGAACAAGGCTCACAAAACAGGTCGTCATCGCTCCAAAGGAGCAATAGACAATGCCCAAAAAG GGAAGATTGGACTGAGGCCCATCTCCCACAAgcacaagcagcagcaacgcaAGGAGCAGCGTCGCAATCAGATGAACCAGCTCCGGAAAAACAAAAGGGAGGAGGTGTTGGAGCAAAAGAGAAAACTAGGTGGTCAGAACACAGCTCCCTTTCTTGTGTGCGTACTACCCATGCACGAACAGATTGATCCGATGTCCGCATTGGAAATCCTACAGAGCTGTGACAGCGAACTGGTCGTGGAGAAATCCCCAAGTGGCATTGTTTACATCAATCTTCCAAGGTTCAAGCAGCGTTTTGCTTTTGTCACACCACCTGTGGGTCGCGGAAATGAGCTAATTGCCCTGGATTACCTTAAGGTTTGCGACACCACCCTGCTTTTGACTTCCGCCGCCTTTGGCGATGACGAGATCTTCGACCGCTGGGGTCAACGGATCTTTAACATGATGTCAGCCCAGGGAATACCCACTCCGGTGGTAGCCCTCATGGATCTCGAGTCAATCAATCCCAAGCGGCGTCCTGCTACCAAGCAGGCGGCTCAGAAGATCATATCCAAGCTGTTGCCCGAGGAGAAGATCATGCAATTGGACACCGCTAGCGAAGGCTTGAATGTGATGCGACGCATTGGCGGCCAGAAGAAGCGCATCCTCCATAACGTCGCCAATCGGCCACATCTCTTTGGCGATGTGGTAGAGTTCAAACCGGGTTCAGATCCCAGCGACGATCTGGGCACCCTAGAAGTTACTGGTTTCTTACGTGGACAGTCTCTAAACGTGAATGGTTTGGTCCACATTCCCGGCTTGGGTGATTTCCAGCTAAGCCAGGTGGTGGCGCCTCCAGATCCGTATAAGCTAGATAAATCGCGCGATGGAGAGAATAGTGAGGTGCGTCTCTTGGATCGCAGTGATCCTTCTAAGCGCACTTCTCTCCAAAGCGAAAACATACCCGACCCCATGGACGCGGAGCAGACGTGGCCCACCGAGGAGGAGATCGCCGCATCGCAGGCGGAAACTAAAAAGATGAAGCTTGTCAAGCGTGTGCCCAAGGGCTACAGCGAGTACCAGGCTGCCTGGATTCCGGATGTGGAGGAAGTGGAAGACCCAGAAGGTAAAGATGACGATGACATGAGTGAAGATGTTGATGACGACGAAGAAGACGATGATGAGGACTTCATGTCGTGCGACAACAAATCCTTTGAGGATGAGTACGAGAAGCGCGACTCAGACACTGAGGAGTTCCAGGACAGCGTGTCCGTGGCCTCGGAGGCTGCCATCAACGACGAAAAGTACGATCAGCAGATGGACTTCCAGGAGGAGCGTGAGACTCTGAAGAAGCTGCAGCAAGCACGCACGGATCAGCTTTGGCCCGATGAGATAGACACTCCTTTGGATGTACCCGCTCGCGAGAGGTTCCAGAAATATCGCGGCTTAGAGTCCTTCCGAACTTCGCCTTGGGATGCCAAGGAGAATCTTCCTGCTGACTATGCTCGCATCTATCAGTTCCAGAACTTCGACCGCACCAAGCGTAGGATTCTTAATGAAGCCAAGGAGTTCGAGGGCGTGCTG CCTGGTTTTTACGTCACTCTTTATGTTATCAATGTTCCTGAAAGTCGCTGGAATGCGTTCAAGTCGGCCCAGCTTAATGACAACATTATTGTATATGGAATGCTACCTCATGAGCACCAGATGTGCGTAATGAACGTGGTACTGCAGCGTATTCCCGACTCGGAGGTGCCGCTGAAGTCTAAGGAACAGTTGATAATCCAGTGCGGCTATCGTCGCTTTGTTGTGAATCCCATTTACAGTCAGCACACCAATGGGGATAAGCATAAG TTCGAACGCTACTTCCGTCCGTACGAGACAGTTTGCGCCACGTTCTTCGCACCGATTCAGTTTCCTCCGGCACCCGTGCTGGCCTTCAAGGTGAATCCCGACTCCACCCTGGCGCTGGTTGCCCGTGGACGCCTGCTGTCTTGCAATCCAGATCGCATTGTTCTCAAGCGCGTTGTTCTCAGCGGTCATCCCATGCGTATCAATCGCAAGTCAGCTTCTATTCGCTACATGTTCTTCTACAAGGAGGATGTGGAGTACTTCAAGCCTGTGAAACTAAGAACCAAGTGCGGACGGCTGGGACACATCAAGGAGTCACTGGGCACGCACGGCCACATGAAGTGCTACTTCGATGGGCAGTTGCGATCCTACGACACTGCTTTCATGTACCTGTACAAGAGAGTCTTCCCCAAATGGACCTATGAAGATTGTCTGGTGCGAACGGCGGAGCACGAGCGACAACATGCGTCGGCAAACAGGAGAAGCTCGCAGCAAGTGGCCATGGAAGAGTAG